One stretch of Filifactor alocis ATCC 35896 DNA includes these proteins:
- a CDS encoding YkvA family protein encodes MKNNYSIFLQGFRFLKTVKHLPDFLLDDEVKWYRKCKVILLLFFMAAYLLSPIDLLWDFLFFGLGYVEDIFLILFLLAYVCDELERYAEQKSVGENHGNACNFKNKKDCDIIDVEFITKDKDTN; translated from the coding sequence ATGAAGAATAATTACAGTATTTTTTTACAAGGGTTTCGTTTCTTGAAAACAGTCAAACATTTACCTGATTTTTTGTTAGATGATGAGGTAAAGTGGTATAGAAAGTGTAAGGTAATACTATTGCTTTTTTTCATGGCGGCTTATTTGCTCAGCCCGATTGATTTGTTGTGGGACTTTTTATTTTTTGGATTGGGTTATGTAGAGGATATTTTTCTGATTCTTTTTCTTTTGGCATATGTCTGTGATGAGTTGGAACGGTATGCGGAACAAAAAAGTGTTGGAGAAAATCATGGAAATGCTTGTAATTTTAAAAATAAAAAAGACTGTGATATAATTGATGTGGAATTTATCACAAAGGATAAGGATACCAATTGA
- a CDS encoding NUDIX hydrolase — MNNKDELFSIFQDYNSKIVGMHQKEYAVLILFVKRQDEYHIVLEKRSSNIPQSGEISFPGGKIEQSDSSRLESALRETEEELGIDKKYISVLSDFVILTPPFGKVLYSFLATTESSEFQPNREEVERLIFLPVSFLTATKPKSYEGKITIQRPDTFPYDKIPNKQKYSFGTGTYTTYFYEYNGDIIWGLTAYLLKELADTIKNSIDTF, encoded by the coding sequence ATGAACAATAAAGATGAATTATTCTCTATCTTTCAAGATTATAATTCAAAAATTGTTGGAATGCATCAAAAAGAGTATGCTGTCCTCATCCTCTTTGTCAAGCGGCAGGATGAATATCATATTGTTTTAGAAAAGCGTTCTTCTAATATTCCGCAATCAGGAGAAATTTCATTTCCCGGCGGAAAAATAGAGCAATCTGATTCAAGCAGATTAGAGTCTGCTCTTCGAGAAACCGAGGAAGAGTTAGGAATTGACAAAAAGTATATTTCCGTTCTCTCAGATTTTGTCATTTTGACTCCACCGTTTGGAAAAGTCCTGTATTCTTTTCTTGCGACGACAGAATCATCTGAATTTCAACCGAATAGAGAAGAAGTGGAGAGATTGATTTTTTTACCTGTCTCTTTTTTAACGGCCACTAAACCAAAATCATATGAAGGAAAAATCACAATTCAAAGACCTGATACCTTTCCTTATGATAAAATTCCAAACAAACAAAAATATTCTTTTGGAACAGGAACATATACTACCTATTTTTATGAATATAACGGTGATATTATATGGGGACTGACAGCATATCTCCTAAAAGAACTTGCCGATACCATAAAAAACAGTATAGATACATTTTAA
- the ychF gene encoding redox-regulated ATPase YchF, which produces MKLGIAGLPNVGKSTLFNAITNAGAESANYPFCTIEPNVGVVSVPDERLEVLAKIYESKKIVPTYIEFYDIAGLVKGASKGEGLGNKFLSHIREVEAIVHVVRCFEDDNIVHVEGNINPLRDIETINLELIFSDIELLEKRIQKTVKLAKADASLKKEVEIMERIKSTLENSLSARTMSFNDEELSFVKSLNLLSYKPIIYIANVSEDNFSSDNSENPYVKAVAEFAKSENAECVSICAGLEYEISQLEEEEKKLFLEDLGIGESGLDKLVKASYSLLGLISFLTAGPMETRAWTIRKGTKAQQAAGKIHSDIERGFIRAETISFAELVASGGNMVAAKEKGLVRLEGKEYIMQDGDVVLFRFNV; this is translated from the coding sequence ATGAAATTAGGAATCGCAGGATTGCCGAATGTAGGAAAATCTACATTGTTTAATGCTATTACAAATGCAGGAGCAGAGTCTGCAAACTATCCGTTTTGTACAATCGAACCGAATGTAGGGGTTGTTTCAGTTCCGGATGAAAGATTAGAAGTGTTAGCGAAAATATATGAATCCAAAAAAATTGTACCCACCTATATTGAGTTTTATGATATTGCCGGTCTTGTAAAAGGTGCCAGCAAAGGGGAAGGACTTGGAAACAAATTCTTATCTCATATCAGAGAAGTAGAAGCAATTGTTCATGTCGTTCGTTGCTTTGAAGATGACAATATTGTCCATGTAGAAGGAAACATTAATCCACTAAGAGATATTGAAACCATCAATTTGGAACTTATTTTTTCTGATATTGAATTGTTGGAAAAAAGAATTCAAAAGACAGTAAAATTAGCGAAAGCAGATGCTTCTTTGAAAAAAGAAGTGGAGATTATGGAACGCATCAAATCTACATTAGAAAATTCTCTCTCTGCAAGAACTATGTCTTTCAACGATGAAGAATTATCGTTTGTAAAATCATTGAACTTACTAAGCTACAAACCAATTATCTACATTGCAAATGTTTCTGAAGATAACTTTTCTTCCGATAACTCAGAAAATCCTTATGTAAAAGCGGTAGCAGAATTTGCAAAATCTGAAAATGCAGAATGTGTATCTATCTGTGCAGGTTTGGAATATGAAATTTCGCAATTGGAAGAGGAAGAAAAAAAATTATTCTTGGAAGACCTTGGAATTGGAGAATCCGGTTTGGACAAGTTGGTGAAAGCAAGCTACTCTTTACTCGGTCTTATCTCTTTCTTAACCGCAGGTCCTATGGAAACTCGTGCTTGGACCATCCGAAAAGGTACAAAGGCACAACAAGCTGCCGGAAAGATTCACTCTGATATTGAACGTGGTTTCATTAGAGCAGAGACGATTTCTTTTGCAGAGTTAGTTGCATCAGGTGGAAATATGGTCGCTGCAAAAG